Proteins co-encoded in one Quercus robur chromosome 8, dhQueRobu3.1, whole genome shotgun sequence genomic window:
- the LOC126694034 gene encoding subtilisin-like protease SBT5.4 — translation MALSFLPSLLLSLVVFFLLHTTTNGAKKSYIVYMGAQSHLFDASLQELDSVTNSHLDLLGSFVGSTLKAKDAIIYSYTRHINGFAAMLDEKEAAQIAKDPKVISVFPNLPRKLHTTRSWEFLGLTKDGQIPDSSAWKAGRYGEDVVIGTIDTGAWPESKSFQDKGYGPIPAKWRGICQPGYKDGFRCNRKLIGVRYFNKGYAAALRTPLNESLNSARDLEGHGTHTLSTAGGNFVPHTSILNIANGTASGGSPRARVAAYKVCWPETETAGGCYDADIMAAVDAAISDGVDVLSMSIGGVGGTEFFRDGVSISSFHAVKNNIAVVCSAGNSGPDWGTVTNVAPWIFTVGASTTDRNLANYVSLGNKKQIEGVSLSASGVPGGKFYPLISAANANIANVSTTSALLCYAGSLDPIKVKGKIVLCLRGENSRVDKGSECLRAGAVGMILANNVTDGNDLSADPHVLPASHINYTDGQIIFAYLNRTKNPTASVTDVKTLLGVKPAPFMAAFSSRGPSNIEPTILKPDITGPGVSILAAFTEAVSPTGLDNDKRRFPYSILSGTSMSCPHVAGIVGLLKTRYPLWSPSAIKSALMTTAKTRDNTRKSILDSSIAKATPFAYGSGHVNPNRAMDPGLVYDATTEDYLNFLCARGYNDTMIRLFSQKPYSCPDTFGLDDFNYPSIAVPNIQARKVTLTRTVTNVGSPGTYKVRVRQPFAVFVTVKPSVLEFKTTGEKKTFQVIITPNFAKLGTRAGYVFGDMIWSDGKHSVRSPIAVNLAS, via the exons atggctCTTTCTTTTCTCCCCTCGCTTCTTTTATCCcttgttgttttctttcttttgcataCCACCACCAATGGCGCTAAAAAG TCTTATATTGTGTACATGGGAGCACAATCGCATCTATTTGATGCTTCATTGCAAGAACTTGACAGTGTGACGAATTCTCATTTAGACTTGCTTGGATCATTCGTAGGaag TACTTTGAAGGCTAAGGATGCAATCATTTACTCTTATACAAGACATATCAATGGTTTTGCTGCAATGCTTGATGAGAAAGAAGCAGCACAGATTGCAA AGGATCCAAAAGTAATATCAGTCTTCCCAAACCTACCAAGAAAACTGCACACAACCCGGTCATGGGAATTTCTTGGGCTTACTAAAGATGGACAAATTCCTGATTCATCAGCATGGAAAGCAGGGAGGTATGGTGAGGACGTAGTCATTGGAACCATTGACACCG GTGCTTGGCCAGAATCAAAGAGCTTCCAAGATAAGGGGTATGGTCCCATCCCTGCCAAATGGCGTGGCATCTGTCAACCTGGCTATAAAGATGGCTTTCGTTGCAACAg GAAGTTGATTGGAGTTCGGTACTTCAACAAAGGTTATGCTGCAGCATTAAGAACTCCTCTTAACGAATCCCTTAACTCTGCTCGTGATCTGGAGGGCCATGGCACCCATACCTTATCTACCGCTGGTGGTAACTTTGTACCGCATACTAGCATTCTTAACATTGCCAATGGCACTGCTTCAGGTGGATCCCCAAGAGCCCGTGTGGCTGCCTACAAGGTCTGCTGGCCAGAAACCGAGACTGCTGGCGGGTGCTATGATGCAGATATCATGGCTGCCGTTGATGCTGCAATAAGTGATGGTGTTGATGTGCTCTCAATGTCTATTGGTGGCGTTGGTGGCACTGAATTTTTCAGGGATGGGGTATCAATAAGTTCCTTCCATGCTGTTAAGAATAATATTGCTGTGGTTTGCTCAGCTGGCAATTCTGGACCAGATTGGGGGACTGTAACAAATGTGGCTCCATGGATTTTCACAGTTGGGGCTAGTACAACAGACAGGAATCTTGCTAACTATGTTTCTCTTGGCAACAAGAAGCAAATCGAG GGAGTAAGTCTTTCAGCTTCAGGTGTGCCAGGTGGAAAGTTCTATCCATTGATCAGTGCTGCAAATGCCAATATTGCAAACGTATCCACCACATCCGC TCTGCTTTGTTATGCTGGAAGTCTTGATCCCATAAAGGTGAAAGGCAAGATTGTGTTGTGTCTACGAGGGGAGAATTCAAGAGTTGATAAGGGCAGTGAGTGTCTTAGGGCAGGTGCTGTAGGTATGATATTGGCTAATAATGTGACTGATGGGAATGATCTTTCAGCTGATCCTCATGTGCTACCTGCTTCACATATAAACTATACTGATGGCCAAATCATATTTGCTTACCTTAACAGAACCAA GAACCCCACTGCTTCCGTTACTGATGTAAAGACACTATTAGGAGTAAAGCCAGCCCCATTTATGGCTGCATTCTCATCTAGGGGACCCAGTAACATTGAGCCAACAATTCTCAAG CCTGATATCACTGGACCAGGAGTGAGCATACTTGCTGCTTTCACCGAAGCAGTAAGTCCCACTGGATTAGATAATGACAAACGTCGGTTTCCTTACTCTATACTCTCTGGCACTTCCATGTCATGTCCTCATGTTGCTGGCATTGTTGGCCTTCTCAAAACACGGTACCCTCTCTGGAGTCCGTCAGCTATCAAATCTGCACTCATGACTACAG CAAAAACCCGAGATAACACCAGGAAGTCAATTCTGGACTCATCCATTGCCAAGGCGACACCATTTGCCTATGGTTCAGGACATGTGAACCCAAATCGTGCAATGGACCCTGGACTCGTTTATGACGCTACCACTGAAGATTACTTGAATTTCTTATGTGCTCGTGGCTACAATGATACCATGATCCGATTATTTTCTCAGAAGCCTTATTCATGTCCCGATACTTTCGGTCTAGACGACTTCAACTACCCTTCAATCGCAGTTCCTAACATCCAAGCACGCAAGGTGACTCTTACTAGAACAGTAACTAACGTTGGTTCTCCAGGCACATACAAAGTGCGTGTCAGGCAACCCTTTGCAGTTTTCGTCACTGTCAAACCTAGTGTTTTGGAGTTCAAGACAACTGGTGAAAAGAAGACCTTCCAGGTTATTATTACGCCCAATTTTGCCAAATTAGGCACTAGAGCTGGCTATGTATTTGGAGATATGATTTGGTCAGACGGCAAGCACTCAGTTAGGAGTCCTATTGCAGTGAATCTTGCTagctag